In a genomic window of Telopea speciosissima isolate NSW1024214 ecotype Mountain lineage chromosome 5, Tspe_v1, whole genome shotgun sequence:
- the LOC122660825 gene encoding HMG1/2-like protein → MKGAKPKAETRKADNKLSVKRKPAGGDRAGKKPAKKEKAVKDPNKPKRPASAFFVFMEEFRKQFKEKHPNNKSVSVVGKAGGDKWKSLSDAEKAPYVAKAEKRKTEYNKNMDAYNKKQAEGADAADDDEESFDKSKSEVSEEEEDDSGEEEEDSRRR, encoded by the exons ATGAAAGGAGCAAAACCGAAGGCCGAGACTAGAAAAGCTGACAACAA gCTCTCTGTAAAGAGGAAACCTGCCGGAGGTGATAGAGCCGGCAAAAAGCCAGCGAAGAAAGAGAAGGCAGTAAAGGACCCTAACAAACCCAAAAGGCCTGCAAGtgccttttttgttttcat GGAAGAGTTCAGGAAGCAGTTTAAGGAGAAACACCCTAACAACAAATCCGTCTCCGTT GTGGGCAAAGCCGGTGGAGATAAGTGGAAATCGTTGTCAGATGCT GAAAAGGCTCCTTATGTTGCGAAAGCCGAGAAAAGGAAGACAGAATACAACAAGAACATGGATGCCTATAATAAGAAACAG GCTGAAGGAGCAGATGcagctgatgatgatgaggaatcATTTGATAAATCTAAGTCTGAAGTGAgcgaagaggaagaagatgatagtGGAGAG gaagaagaagatagcagGAGGAGATAG
- the LOC122660776 gene encoding cancer-related nucleoside-triphosphatase homolog: MAAPGKCLLVTGPPGVGKTTLVMRVLESLRTLNPNFKIQGFYTSEIRQGTERVGFEVVTLDGRRGPLASTTNSSPEALRWPNVGRYRVDVASFESLALPELQVKGDTDLFIIDEVGKMELFSSSFFPAVLKVLESNIPVLATVPIPKFGRDIPGVARLKNHPGATLFTLNSSNRDAIKEQIYAQLVDLLQKC, from the exons atGGCAGCTCCAGGGAAATGCTTACTCGTTACGGGCCCTCCT GGTGTCGGGAAGACCACTTTGGTGATGAGAGTGTTGGAGAGCCTCCGAACCTTAAATCCTAACTTCAAGATTCAGGGTTTCTACACTA GTGAGATTAGACAAGGGACCGAAAGGGTTGGGTTTGAAGTAGTGACATTAGATGGTCGAAGGGGTCCTCTTGCTTCTACAACCAATTCAAG CCCAGAGGCTCTCAGATGGCCCAATGTGGGAAGGTACAGAGTAGATGTAGCATCCTTTGAATCACTGGCACTGCCTGAATTGCAG GTCAAAGGAGATACTGATCTCTTCATAATTGATGAAGTGGGGAAAATGGAGTTATTCAGTTCATCGTTCTTTCCTGCTGTCCTAAAAGTTCTAGAATCCAATATCCCAGTCTTGGCAACTGTACCAATACCAAAGTTTGGCCGTGACATACCAGGAG ttgcaaggttgaagaatcATCCAGGAGCAACATTATTCACACTGAACTCCAGCAACAGGGATGCAATCAAAGAACAGATTTATGCACAACTAGTGGACTTGCTACAAAAGTGCTAG